Part of the Oncorhynchus tshawytscha isolate Ot180627B linkage group LG23, Otsh_v2.0, whole genome shotgun sequence genome, cGTCAATGcagttattgatgaagccggtgactgaggtagTATACTCCTTCTTTGCCTTTTGGattaatcccggaacatattccagtctgtgctagcaaaatagtcctgtagcgtagcatccgcgtcatctgatcacttctgtattgagtgagtcacttgtacttcctgctttagtttttgcttgtaaactggaatcaggaggatataattatggtccgATTTGCCcaatggagggtgagagagagctttgtatgcatctctgtgtggagtaaatgtggtctagagttttttttctctctgattgcacatttgacatgctggtagaaagtAGGTGGAATGGATTTAACCCTTGTGTaatcttaacattctgtatacccCCTTGTCCTGAGGGTAAAAATTACTCGCCTTCACTTtacccctaaaataaagcagcttaattggattttaaaccccaaatctattttgcatgaagaaacaacctgtcattcatcaaactttgaatatctgggttttccctcttcacaatgcagaaagactgcatttaatcagtggacacctcgtttttattacaacacacctgtcatagttgttttctttactaaagtagaggaattgtattttttattgcaAAAGGTACTGCATATgtgtaaacatacatttttttttagcaagagagcacttgtatagcctacagaagtagcagaaatgtgcagaaagtagtttggATTGCCTTTTATTGAAGGGAAGcaataacagtcttgaacttagtgatatattcttatatactgtacattgaggaatccaactacaaaatactagtcttccATTTTTTtaccattgcccccacccacaaggtgtataaacaacaataataaataagaataaaataagataatagatacaaaacaaaaacgtgaAGAAGATTAATCAATccactctaattagcacatgtaggacagtatgcaagtgtatgtgcgcatggactttgcagatgtatttctcacatgtacAGCACattagtatttgttttacagtccttctttgggaGGTAGAtgtggcatctcctcctcttgcctgccccagctgcagcctcaggtggatcaggacaagattcatccccttgaacagctttcacaagcgctgcagaggctgctgtgcggggaaggtgctcccttctttgaatgtgtgggtttacaagtgcctttcccagcagCTCCAGGAACACCATCCTCTTGTTCctcttatcaggcatccaggtagggttgatcttgttacatatcacaaaggcattgtatgaggacacatcaattaTGTTATGGATGATGGATTCTAAAGAAGTGAAGGATAAAGCCGATATTGTAGGGTTTTTTAACAAGTACGTCATATCTGCTGGTTCAGTTTTTGATAATTGTGTGGCCCAGGCCTCTAATATAAGCTCTGTTACAGTCAACTATGATATAGGCCCTCATGTGAACCATTTTAACTTTGAGCCTGTTTCTTATACTGAGGTCTATAAAGGCAATAGACACTAAAAAGTCTGCAGgtccagacaacctggacccctacCTCTTAAAGACAGCAGCTGCTATTATTACTGAACCTGTGGCTCACATTTTCAACTTGAGTCTCTTGACCAATTCCATAGCCAACATTTGGAAATCAGCTTATGTCCTCCCACTGCTAAAGGGTGGAGATCCCTCAGATGCTAATAACTATGGTCCTATCTCTGCTCTGTTTGGATTTATTAAAGGCATTTGATTCAGTTGACGATGAATTGTTGCTAGCTAGACTCTATCTAGCTAGACTCCGTCTTTCTGACAGAACAcaatgtgtatgtactgacaatCACAAGTCTAGCTTTCTTGAGATTAATAGAGGTGTGGCCCAGGGTTCCATTTTTAGCTCCTGTGTTCTCAATTTTGATAAAATATTTGGTAAATGAGATGCAACCAGCATAGTTAcatctatatgcagatgataccgTTATATATTcatgtgctccttctctggttcaggctgttgaagagctacaaactgtttttcagtcactGCAGGCCTCTATGGTCTCAAACTGGTCTTGAATGTACAAAAAACAAAATTCAAGACCTATACCAGAGCTAGAAGTCTTCCAGAGAACGTTAGCATTGTCACATCTGGTGGCTTATCCGTTGAAAAAGTGTcatcctacaaatacctaggtatttggttggatgactagttgtcctttaaagttcaTGTGGATAATTTTGTGACAAAGCATATAttgaaattgggtttttatttttgtaataaggCTTGCTTCCCACTTATGGCTATaaagaagcttgttcaggccacttttctctctgtaattgattatggtgacttgttgtatatgcatgcaaccacctccatcttacagagactggactctgttatcatgcatccttgcgctttattacaaatgccaagtcactcacccaccattgcaccAAATGGTAGGTTGGACCTCACAAATGTAACTTTCTGTGCATATAAAGTATGTGTTCATCTACTAAACCcttttgggtaaactccctctacctttgtagtctggtctccttcaccaccagcagttaccatacccggtctgctaggtggttgctacttaaagtccccaggacattcacagtattaggcaagactgcATTCTCTGCTTGTGCACCAGAAGCATGGAATAatctacaatccatgcttcatctagatatgttagtgtaACTGAATTAGTTAaaaatattgatgggagactgttacagaggagtgtaaatgctttttttttttttttttgactggATCATGTTGTATCGTTGTATGTTTTAATTGTGTAATGTAttgattggggcggcaggtaacctagtgggtagagcgttggattagtaaccgaaaggttgcaagattgaatccctgagctgacaaggggaaaatctgtcgttctgcccctgaacaaggcagttaaccgacttttccaaggcaaaaaaaaaggttaaattaaaaaaatggaagatgaccaggggccagcgggcagtcatcctcctgcagctgtaaattccaatcaccttgtccaggtagtccacgcctcctttgttgtggtggTAGTCCAGGTTGATggctggcttcctctcctcacgATCACTGATTGCAGCctttttgtgcagtgtgctcaggggGACCACTTTCttggtaagaaactagagtggtggtggggatgaaggcaaactttgatgagaaggcctctctcccctttgttgcgaggagtgcagggggaactcaggcttgttctttctaactgtgccaaccatggtgatcttccgcTACaggctgagttcaatcagtagcacacacaatctcaatttctcattgtgtgtgtgtgtgtgtgtggtggtggtggggggtggtgtTTGTGGTGTAAATAATTGTATAACTGCCGGGTCAAAAATAACCCTAAGAccatctttgtaccctggtggtgtacagctttcatgaaAATATGATcaaaggcgatgtttcactttttctaatgttggtgTCACTTTAGGAAAAGTAatcaaatttcaagttgaaaaaaaataatttagggggttttctctgctgttcaacatagtggcgggtcattttttacccttaagacaacacaatGGTTATGTTTtcttgcattaaagtccccggccactaggagtgccgtttctggatgagcattttcttgtttgcctatggccttatacagctcgttgagtgctgtctcagtgccagcatcggtttgtggtggtaaatagacagcgatgaaaaatatagataaactctcttggtaggtagtgtggtctacagcttattatgaggtactctacctcaggcgagcaatacctcaagacttccttaacattagacattgtgcaccagctgCTATTGAaaaatacacacaccaccacccctcgtcttaGCGGAGGTAACagttctgtcttgccgatgcacggaaaacccagccaactgtatattatccgtgtcgtcgttcaaccacgactcggtgaaacgtAAGATATTATAGTTTTAATGTGCCGTTGGTAGAATAGTCTCGAACgaagctcatccagtttattctctagTGATTGCtcattggccaatagaacggatgtaAAGGTGGGGTTACTCACTCGCcgacgaattctcacaaggcacccggaTCTGTGCCTCCTGTATCTCTGTCTTCACGCGAATAACAGGGATTTGGTCCTGGTCTGGGAGCAACAGTATACCCTTTGTGTCACCCATTAAATAAAACATCTTTGTCCAGTTAGAGGTGAGTAAtccctgttctgatatccagaaccTCTTTTCTGTCATAAGAAACGGTAGCAGAAACATTGAGGTGAGTAAtccctgttctgatatccagaaccTCTTTTCTGTCATAAGAAACGGTAGCagaaacattatttacaaaatatgTTGCAAAGAACAACAcgattggttaggagcccgtaaaatggcagtcatcccctccggcgccattgtTCATTAGTGTCCATATTTCAGAtactattccatttaacccatataATTAAATGATGAACATTCTGTTTATTCATGGATACAGGGATACTCATGGGCGGGATATCAAAGGTGCATGTAAACAGCTTATCCGGAATAAGACCTTAAGCGGGACATGAGCTAATATCCAGAAAACTTTGAACGTGGTCAATGACTCTAGGCCGAGGCTACAGAAACGTTATTTTTGCCCCTGTCCCGCCCCTCCTTAAACAGAGTGACTGAGCGAGTGGATCCCTCATGCACAGAAATCTCTGTGCTTTTTTGTTGCGGCAGCAAGGCGAGTTCCAGAAAATCCAGAACCACATCCACTCCAATGAATCTATTCAATGGAATCACAAGTGCACTTGTCTCCTTTACTCATTCGGTCTAGGAGAGACATAAACATGGCACGGGAAGACGCACGTGAAGAAACCCACACTCCTTTTGTTATTAGCtgtgtaaaataaacattgcAGTCTTCCAGTCCATCTGTTGTGAGCCTGGAAGATTGCAGCCCTACTGGATATCTGGGTATCGCCAGTTGGTGAGAGACAAAAAATGAATAATTAGTTAGATAGGGTTACATCTGTTTAGTCATGATGCGCAGTTATTtactgaactgcattgttggttaagggcttgtaactaagcatttcacggtaaagtctacacatgttctattcggcgcatgtgacaaatgtgatttgatttgcagTAACTGCAATCACTAAGAACaccatgcatgcacgcacacgcacacacacacacacacacacacacacacactactgcttaCTAACAGCTTTCAGCTCTGTATGCTTTAATCAGTCAACACGTTTCAATGAAAGAGGGACTCATTGATTGGCCTGTCGGTCCACATCCACAATACAGAATGTTTACCAGCGATGCGTTGATGTTTACCAGTGATGTCATTTTAAGTCGGAGGACGTGCCCATCATCACGTTTTGCTCAAGATGGTATTTTGTTTTGAAAAATGTTTGTGTCGTCTCGTCGGAGCGGTAGCTCGTGCGAAAACAAGCAAACTGAGGTTTGGAACATAAGCTCCTACCTTGAGGATGGGGCTGAAGAGAGTACTGCTTTCGTATGCAAAGGCTGCACAGCTTGATGCAACTGGATGGCAACAACCACTCTAGCTGGGGTGGCCAACACTAAAAGCCATTTTATGCTTGATCTGAAAAATGTGGTTGGAGGCTTCGTGTGACGCAATTGTGGAGCATCTGGAGGCACGCAGAGGCCAAATCAAGCTCTGTTCCGCATGTCTGTGTGCCTCTCAAATTTTGGAACAATTCGAAGGGCtccatatagctccacattgacgtGATTGGTTGACTGTCCCTGAGGGTGAGAGTtcttgtataaacacaaactcactttctTGACAGcgtccttcacaacagctctgtgcTGCTCGGCAAAGCGCAATAAGTATAAATGCCCTGACATCTGTAGAGGCCATATCGCAGTAAATGCTCTACGTCCACTGCAgatgtcagattgaccatgcagcgcCTTTAATCCGCATGTTAACATTCAGTCACCTTTTGAGAGCGCCTCTAGCCTTTGAACACGTTGCTGGGAAAACAAGAGATGATGTGGCGTTCAGGGTCATCATGTGTCCTATAGAAAGGTtatggttatactgtatatggGGAAGCTTGAGTTTATTGGATAGGACCTACCACCTAAATGCAGTATCTTACAGTGTGCAGCATATAGTCATTTGCTAGCAGCTGTATAATGTTGAAAGGATTCAACTAGACTGTAGTGTGTTGTGCTATAGGCCGTGGCCTGGCCTTATAAGAAGCAGATTTTAAATGCCTTTCAAATGTTGCATCCAGCTTGAATATGGAGAGGAAAAGCAAATGTCGAATGCTTATGTACCTGTCTTCTCTGGAGCTAAACCAGGCATTTACTTGGTTGCCACACCATTACAGAGTGGACTTAGCCAAAGATGTCAACGCGGTTAAATATGTCGATCTGACCTGAACTGTAGAGGAAAACTTCTCTGTTGCCTTAACATACACCTCCTCCCACCTTTCCCCACTCCCAAACAACATCTCTGTGTTTCTATCCACCTTTTCTCATCCCCTTCACTCCATCAGCCAGTCGGGAGGAGACCAAGTGTGCCTTCGCTGATCCGTCCTTCGTGGTCTACTCATCCGTGGCCTCCTTCTACGTTCCGTTCATCGTGACCCTGCTGGTGTACGCCCAAATCTGTGTGGTGCTGCGGAGGCGGGGCCGACGCACTGTGCCCCGTAGGCACGGCCTGCACCCACAGGGAGGAGGCAAGACGGGGGAGGGCCACAGGCACAGGAAGGTTCATGACTAGTCAATCAATCTATCAATCAACTAATCAGCCAGTCATCAATCAATTAACCCCATAAAACTGCCAGCCAATAAAGCTTGATTTTAGAAGACAGTAGGTCCAAAAGCAAGCATCTTTGACTTTCTATCCCTCATTcttttctctcccttcatcctctcAGAATAAGTGTACTCACCCTGAGGATGTGAAGCTGTGCACTCTGATCATGAGGCCCCCCACCAGCGCCCCCCAACGCAAGAAAGTGGTAAGTCGCTGAAACACTGTGAGCCACTGCACAGGGGAACTACTGTGACCATAAAGTTGGATTCCGAAATCTCCTATAACATGAGCCATAGATTTGAACTACAGTACATATCTCTACATCTCTCGCTGTTTCTCAGTCTCCATTTGTCTCTCCCTTCCCACTTCCCATCTTTTCttcctgtcccccccccctccctattAGACGTTAGTGAAGGAGGCGGTGGTGCACCCCCTGGATGAGGAACCTGTGGGGCGTGGTTTCCTGTCCCAGTTAGACCAGAGCCTCCCCCCACCTCACCCCCCTCCCGCCTCTGGACGAGCCACCAaggtctctctttctatctcggTGGCGCCCGCGCCCTTCCTGGCCCTGTCCCCTTCGGTGGCACCACGCTCCGCCCTCGTACCCCACCGTGCCACCTTCGAGGACGGCGTGAGTGGGCGCGAGCGATGGAGGGAGCGAAATGCAGACAGGGGGAAGGGAGCGATGGCGAAGGAGAGGGTGAAAGGGACTCTGTCGCAGCAGAAGGAGAGGAAGGCGACCCAGATGCTGGCTATCGTGCTGGgtgagagaaacaggaggagacgATGAGGGTGGTTGAATAGAGTGTGTTTCAGCCAGTCCCAATTcactccttcccccttcccctaGGCCCTTCAATGTTTGATGATCTGAAGGGAAGGGGCAGAGAGTGAATTGAGACTGAATAAGTCGTCATTAAGTCGTCACCCTTTAATTCTCCTCACTCCTCCATAAGGTGTGTTCATCATCTGCTGGCTGCCCTTCTTCCTGACCCACGTGCTGAAGGCCCACTGTGCCAGCTgctgtatctccccctccctgtACAGTGCTGTCACCTGGCTGGGCTACCTCAACAGTGCCGTCAACCCCGTCATCTACACCACCTTCAACATCGAGTTCCGTAAGGCCTTCATCAAGATCCTAAACTGCTGAGTacagggaagaagaagaggaggaggggggagagtgggaggaaggaCAAGTGTGAAAAGTGTTTGAGTAGTGGAGAGAGGCAAAAAAAAAGGTCATAGACTATAAATGAAACTAAAGAAGTGAAAGAGAGGGGTAAAAACAAAGACAAGAAgggaatggaaggagagagagagggggatgtagagagaggtgaCAGAAGATAAAAAAAGATAATTTAAGAGGTCAAACAGAAGAGCAATTGAATCAAATttacagaaataccaaatcaaaAACAGCCTTGGGAATTATAAAGAGATGTACACTTCTGTAAAT contains:
- the LOC112241293 gene encoding D(2) dopamine receptor A — encoded protein: MMTTFPNETEETGFSSLSPSYPPSLTPSISLTSNPSSSFAFSLSTSSSSLANCSSSPSPSSPPYNFYAVLLVLLIFCVVFGNMLVCVAVSRERALQTTTNYLIVSLAVSDLLLATLVMPWGVYLEVVGEWRFSLIHCDILLTLDVMMCTASILNLCAISIDRYTAVAMPMLYNTRYSSRRRVALMIAVVWFLSFAISCPLLFGLNNTASREETKCAFADPSFVVYSSVASFYVPFIVTLLVYAQICVVLRRRGRRTVPRRHGLHPQGGGKTGEGHRHRKNKCTHPEDVKLCTLIMRPPTSAPQRKKVTLVKEAVVHPLDEEPVGRGFLSQLDQSLPPPHPPPASGRATKVSLSISVAPAPFLALSPSVAPRSALVPHRATFEDGVSGRERWRERNADRGKGAMAKERVKGTLSQQKERKATQMLAIVLGVFIICWLPFFLTHVLKAHCASCCISPSLYSAVTWLGYLNSAVNPVIYTTFNIEFRKAFIKILNC